A single window of Granulicella sibirica DNA harbors:
- a CDS encoding family 43 glycosylhydrolase, with the protein MRSALLNLSLEEPSVSNPVIPGDHPDPTILRVGQRYFASATSGEWSPQFPLFESPDLTHWSMTGAIFPIQPAWAEGSFWAPELVHDGKQFLAYYVARARGGPLSIAVATAASPRGPWTDHGPILAEPLGSIDPAFARDEHGDPFLIWKTDGNSEQKPTPIWAQPLTPDLLHLTGTPTQLITNDEPWEGGVVEGPYILRHEGRFYLFYAANACCGRECQYAEGVARADRLLGPWEKNPANPIIADNHGWRCPGHGTIVHGHTAPGETYQDYLLYHAYPREGTIYIGREAVLDQIAWSPDGWPTINAGQGPNERGLDRLAPVDFEDNFESRTLAPSWQWPVNTYPTITTGHGELHLTIPANRQSAMIAVPAPAIPGYTATVSLCTAAEPSVVLSSDSAQPDTPTYNPPPETTWSGLSIVGDPFNTIGLGLRRGDLELWQRKGDTSQIVWSQPIDRPETPLWLRVFSSGDLKLDFSWSHDQQTWSKAGDTIDASDLPAWDRGLRIGLMIEGPGRGTVTFRHFLLKAG; encoded by the coding sequence ATGCGCTCGGCCCTGCTGAACCTCTCGCTTGAAGAGCCCTCGGTCTCAAACCCCGTCATTCCCGGCGATCACCCCGACCCAACCATCCTCCGCGTCGGCCAGCGCTACTTTGCCTCGGCGACCTCCGGTGAGTGGAGCCCGCAGTTCCCGCTCTTTGAATCCCCCGACCTCACCCACTGGTCCATGACCGGCGCAATCTTCCCTATCCAGCCCGCGTGGGCCGAAGGCTCCTTCTGGGCGCCGGAACTCGTCCACGACGGCAAACAGTTTCTCGCCTACTACGTCGCCCGCGCGCGTGGCGGGCCGCTCAGCATCGCCGTCGCCACCGCCGCCTCACCGCGCGGCCCATGGACCGACCACGGCCCCATCCTTGCTGAACCCCTCGGCTCGATCGACCCCGCCTTCGCCCGCGACGAGCATGGCGACCCGTTCCTCATCTGGAAGACCGACGGCAACTCCGAGCAGAAGCCGACGCCCATCTGGGCCCAGCCCCTCACGCCGGATCTGCTCCACCTCACCGGAACTCCTACCCAGCTCATCACCAACGACGAGCCCTGGGAGGGCGGAGTCGTTGAAGGCCCCTACATCCTCCGCCACGAAGGCCGCTTCTACCTCTTCTACGCCGCCAACGCCTGCTGCGGACGCGAGTGCCAGTACGCCGAAGGCGTCGCCCGCGCCGACCGTCTGCTCGGCCCGTGGGAGAAGAACCCCGCCAACCCGATCATCGCCGACAACCACGGCTGGCGCTGCCCCGGCCATGGCACCATCGTCCACGGGCACACGGCTCCCGGCGAGACCTACCAGGACTATCTCCTGTACCACGCCTACCCACGCGAAGGAACGATCTACATCGGCCGCGAAGCCGTCCTCGACCAGATCGCCTGGAGCCCCGACGGCTGGCCCACCATCAACGCCGGCCAGGGCCCGAACGAGCGTGGCCTCGACCGTCTCGCCCCAGTCGACTTTGAGGACAACTTCGAAAGCCGCACCCTCGCCCCATCCTGGCAGTGGCCCGTCAACACTTACCCGACGATCACCACGGGCCACGGCGAACTCCACCTCACAATCCCGGCAAACCGCCAGTCCGCGATGATCGCCGTACCTGCTCCTGCCATCCCCGGCTACACCGCGACCGTCTCCCTCTGTACCGCTGCGGAACCTAGCGTGGTGCTCTCTTCGGATAGCGCGCAGCCCGACACCCCGACCTACAATCCGCCGCCCGAGACGACGTGGTCCGGCCTGTCGATCGTCGGCGACCCCTTCAACACCATCGGCCTGGGCCTTCGCAGAGGCGACCTCGAGTTGTGGCAGCGCAAGGGCGATACAAGCCAGATCGTTTGGTCTCAGCCCATCGACCGACCTGAGACTCCCCTCTGGCTCCGGGTTTTCTCCTCCGGCGATCTTAAGCTCGACTTCTCGTGGAGCCACGATCAGCAAACCTGGTCGAAAGCGGGAGACACCATCGACGCCTCCGACCTCCCCGCCTGGGACCGAGGCCTCCGCATCGGCCTCATGATCGAAGGCCCGGGACGCGGCACCGTTACCTTCCGGCATTTCCTGCTCAAAGCCGGATAG
- a CDS encoding ferritin-like domain-containing protein, which produces MSNEATPITREKLIDLLNEDLSREYQAVIAYVNYSAVLKGAAYMNIAAELAVHATEELDHALKIANQVDYLGGMPSVTPKLVKTSEKAEDMLRFDLENEIETIRNYRRRVKQADELGEFALSETIREILLEEQDHLVSLATALNEDTPNPGMAD; this is translated from the coding sequence ATGTCGAACGAAGCCACCCCCATCACTCGCGAGAAACTCATCGATCTGCTCAACGAGGATCTCTCCCGCGAATACCAGGCCGTTATCGCCTATGTGAACTACTCGGCTGTCCTCAAGGGAGCGGCTTACATGAACATCGCCGCCGAATTGGCCGTCCACGCCACCGAAGAGCTCGACCACGCGCTCAAGATCGCCAATCAGGTCGACTATCTCGGCGGCATGCCCTCCGTCACCCCGAAGCTCGTCAAGACCTCCGAGAAAGCGGAAGATATGCTCCGCTTCGACCTAGAAAACGAGATCGAGACCATCCGCAACTACCGCCGCCGCGTCAAGCAGGCCGACGAACTCGGCGAGTTCGCCCTCTCCGAAACCATCCGCGAGATCCTCCTCGAAGAGCAGGATCACCTCGTCTCCCTCGCAACCGCCCTCAACGAAGACACCCCCAACCCCGGCATGGCTGACTGA
- a CDS encoding ArnT family glycosyltransferase codes for MPRVRGDITWVVAASLLLILICEIALSTRQESPSWDEGDHIFSGYMNWKNREYSLNPEHPPLVKLIAALPLLPLDLKVAPRKGRFFKSEAYYGGRELLFRNDPRYGGHYTADTLLFRAHMAVSVFALLLACLLFFAGREMFSPGAGVIGMILFVFDPTILTNAPFVTTDTAAACFFFASVYAFYRYIQSPTWQRILACGLAVGLALVSKHSAIMLLPILLLLAAGELMGRWYPTRALPPKFAARLASAMAMMAAISIFVLWAVYSFRYAMHPVGVNLPPLGEEAAKLPAIPSHVILFFARFHLLPESYLYGLVDVQRVAQGMPTYIFGKLYAHGQWFYFPVVLSLKWSIGILGILAIAIYAFASSRVRKPREVFFLATPALFYLAVAMVEPLNIGVRHVLPIFPFTFALAAGGAWSLAQQKRLWLYPIAALLLWHCIDSLRMFPNYMPYANPLWGGPANTHNVLSDSATDWGQQLKWTKQYVDAHHIQDCWFAYFPAPFLLPSDYGIPCKLLPTVDTLYEFQIDMPPVIHGPVLISLADLNGFEFGTKVRNPYQSFFERKPDALIANGIAVFNGDFAVPRAASLAPIWRAKEILDDDDHPNPSAALAYALQALAIDPDSFDGNIYAGDALHALHRDPESRPHYDRAMNLVNTMEPTSQQKWRPEIADKLDDLNP; via the coding sequence TTGCCTAGAGTTCGAGGTGACATCACGTGGGTGGTTGCCGCCTCACTGCTTCTCATCCTGATCTGCGAGATCGCCCTCTCCACCCGCCAGGAGTCTCCAAGCTGGGACGAAGGCGACCACATCTTCTCCGGCTACATGAACTGGAAGAACCGCGAGTACAGCCTCAACCCCGAGCACCCACCGCTCGTCAAACTCATCGCCGCCCTGCCTCTGCTCCCGCTCGACCTCAAGGTCGCTCCGCGCAAAGGCCGCTTCTTCAAATCCGAAGCGTACTACGGAGGCCGCGAACTCCTCTTCCGCAACGACCCACGCTACGGCGGCCACTACACCGCCGATACCCTCCTCTTCCGCGCCCACATGGCCGTCAGTGTCTTCGCCCTGCTGCTCGCCTGTCTACTCTTTTTTGCGGGACGGGAGATGTTCTCGCCCGGCGCCGGTGTGATCGGGATGATCCTCTTCGTCTTCGACCCCACCATCCTCACCAACGCACCGTTCGTCACCACCGACACCGCCGCCGCCTGCTTCTTCTTCGCTTCCGTGTACGCCTTCTACCGCTATATCCAGTCGCCGACCTGGCAGCGCATCCTCGCTTGCGGTCTGGCCGTTGGGCTCGCGCTCGTCTCGAAGCACTCGGCCATCATGCTCCTGCCGATTCTGCTACTGCTCGCCGCCGGAGAACTCATGGGACGCTGGTACCCCACCCGGGCTCTTCCGCCAAAGTTCGCAGCCCGCCTCGCCTCCGCCATGGCCATGATGGCGGCTATTTCCATCTTCGTCCTGTGGGCCGTCTACAGCTTCCGCTATGCGATGCACCCCGTGGGCGTGAATCTGCCCCCGCTCGGCGAAGAGGCCGCTAAGCTCCCCGCCATCCCTTCGCACGTCATCCTCTTCTTCGCCCGCTTCCATCTCCTGCCCGAGAGCTACCTCTACGGACTCGTCGACGTCCAGCGCGTCGCCCAGGGCATGCCGACGTACATCTTCGGCAAACTCTACGCACACGGCCAGTGGTTCTACTTCCCCGTCGTGCTCTCGCTGAAGTGGTCGATCGGCATCCTCGGCATCCTGGCGATCGCCATCTACGCCTTCGCCTCAAGCCGCGTCCGCAAGCCACGCGAAGTCTTCTTCCTCGCCACACCCGCACTGTTCTACCTGGCCGTGGCAATGGTTGAGCCGCTGAACATTGGCGTCCGCCACGTGCTTCCCATCTTCCCCTTCACCTTCGCCTTAGCAGCCGGAGGTGCCTGGTCCCTCGCTCAGCAAAAGCGTCTCTGGCTCTACCCCATCGCCGCCCTGCTCCTATGGCACTGCATCGATTCCCTCCGCATGTTCCCCAACTACATGCCCTACGCCAACCCCCTATGGGGCGGTCCCGCCAACACCCACAACGTCCTCTCCGACTCCGCCACAGACTGGGGCCAGCAACTCAAGTGGACCAAACAATACGTCGACGCACACCACATCCAAGACTGCTGGTTCGCCTACTTCCCCGCGCCGTTTCTGCTGCCCAGCGACTACGGCATCCCCTGCAAGCTCCTCCCCACCGTCGACACCCTCTACGAGTTCCAGATCGACATGCCGCCCGTCATCCACGGTCCGGTCCTCATCAGCCTCGCTGACCTCAACGGCTTCGAGTTCGGCACCAAGGTCCGCAACCCCTATCAGAGCTTCTTCGAGCGCAAGCCCGACGCCCTCATCGCCAACGGCATCGCCGTCTTCAACGGAGACTTCGCCGTCCCCCGGGCCGCTTCCCTCGCTCCTATCTGGCGCGCGAAGGAGATACTCGATGATGACGACCATCCCAACCCATCGGCGGCCCTCGCCTATGCTCTCCAGGCCCTCGCCATCGACCCCGATAGCTTCGATGGCAACATCTACGCCGGCGACGCCCTCCATGCTCTTCACCGGGACCCCGAATCCCGACCCCACTACGACCGCGCCATGAACCTCGTAAACACCATGGAGCCCACATCGCAGCAGAAGTGGCGTCCAGAGATCGCCGACAAGCTCGACGACCTCAACCCCTAG
- a CDS encoding carboxymuconolactone decarboxylase family protein → MATVKLWTDEEVSTDPRVQAVFDDIRATRKSDFVNNFWRALANQPDLLERIWANLKTVMIAPGTLDPLTKELIYIAVSTINSCTYCAHSHTAAARAKGLTDQQYAEFLSVIGMASQTNALANAMQIPVDPEFSVR, encoded by the coding sequence ATGGCCACCGTAAAGCTCTGGACCGACGAAGAAGTCTCCACCGACCCGCGCGTCCAGGCCGTCTTCGACGACATCCGCGCCACCCGCAAGTCCGACTTCGTGAACAACTTCTGGCGCGCCCTGGCCAACCAGCCCGACCTGCTCGAACGCATCTGGGCGAACCTCAAGACGGTGATGATCGCCCCGGGCACGCTCGATCCCCTCACCAAGGAGTTGATTTACATCGCCGTCTCCACGATCAATAGCTGCACCTACTGCGCCCACTCCCACACCGCAGCCGCCCGCGCCAAGGGCCTCACCGATCAGCAATACGCCGAGTTCCTCTCCGTTATCGGCATGGCCTCGCAGACCAACGCCCTGGCTAACGCGATGCAGATACCGGTCGACCCAGAGTTTTCTGTCCGTTAG
- a CDS encoding DUF3309 domain-containing protein, with product MPLILILVILLLVFGGGGYYMGPGIGYYGGGGLDIIIGIIIIYLLFGRGRSSL from the coding sequence ATGCCTCTCATACTCATTCTCGTAATCCTGTTACTCGTCTTCGGCGGCGGTGGCTATTACATGGGCCCCGGCATCGGCTACTACGGTGGTGGCGGGCTGGATATCATCATCGGCATCATCATCATCTACCTGCTCTTCGGACGCGGACGATCCAGCCTGTAA
- a CDS encoding OmpA family protein, translating to MFIQRQLSTTRGVALSLAMFTSLGLTAMAQEATIEGIVTGRSGPSMSVKTADSPKLTVLLSDTTKATEKGGFLGLGKRDLGIAELVPGLTVKVEGAYNPDHQLMAKKITFSRNSYRVAKQIEAGLDPTNEQMAEAQDHLKSDRKDIDQTQQDIAKNSQDIDATKQGLAATNDATATNAKGLGRANQRFGALDQFETKGSITVNFANGKSTVTKKDKDQLTDFVKAAADTPGYMIEVQGYASTVGSAALNQKLSAERADAVLAIIQQTGVVPMTRILAPAAMGTSNQVATEHTRNAQAQNRRVVVTIVVNKGITG from the coding sequence ATGTTCATTCAGCGTCAACTTAGCACCACCCGTGGGGTGGCCTTGTCCCTGGCGATGTTCACGTCGCTTGGCCTTACGGCGATGGCCCAGGAAGCGACGATCGAAGGGATCGTCACCGGAAGAAGCGGACCTTCGATGTCGGTCAAGACGGCGGATAGCCCGAAGCTGACCGTCCTGCTATCCGATACGACGAAGGCGACAGAAAAGGGCGGCTTTCTCGGTCTCGGCAAGAGAGACCTTGGCATCGCCGAGCTGGTTCCGGGCCTGACTGTGAAGGTCGAGGGTGCGTATAACCCCGATCACCAGTTGATGGCGAAGAAGATCACGTTCTCGCGTAACTCCTATCGCGTTGCGAAGCAGATTGAAGCGGGCCTGGATCCTACGAACGAGCAGATGGCAGAGGCGCAGGATCACCTCAAGAGCGATCGGAAGGACATCGATCAGACCCAGCAGGATATTGCGAAGAACTCGCAGGATATCGACGCGACGAAGCAGGGGCTTGCAGCGACGAACGATGCCACGGCTACGAATGCTAAGGGCCTTGGCCGCGCAAATCAGCGCTTCGGTGCGCTGGATCAGTTCGAGACCAAGGGAAGCATTACGGTCAACTTCGCGAACGGGAAATCGACGGTCACGAAGAAGGATAAGGACCAGCTTACTGACTTCGTGAAGGCAGCCGCGGATACCCCGGGATACATGATCGAGGTGCAAGGCTATGCTTCGACCGTTGGCTCGGCGGCATTGAATCAGAAGTTGAGCGCGGAACGGGCTGATGCTGTGCTGGCCATCATTCAGCAGACCGGCGTTGTTCCCATGACACGGATTCTTGCTCCTGCCGCGATGGGCACTTCGAACCAGGTCGCCACCGAACACACGCGGAACGCGCAGGCTCAGAACCGGCGTGTGGTTGTGACGATTGTCGTGAATAAGGGAATTACTGGCTAA
- a CDS encoding YybH family protein — translation MRKRMLALGVLVLLAPALNAQKSADEAAVRAVIARETEGWDKFDSRQVASVFTEDAVWQNPFGVRLHGRADIEEFLTNLMARPGYRSATDTSATKILDLRMTSPTTASVWSDEQSKGQVNDASGHPMEPRHSYYLEVLVKKDGAWKISDCLIMDLIHLK, via the coding sequence ATGCGGAAACGAATGCTTGCCCTTGGAGTGCTCGTGCTGCTCGCACCCGCCCTAAACGCGCAGAAGTCAGCCGACGAAGCAGCCGTCCGCGCCGTCATTGCCCGCGAGACCGAGGGCTGGGACAAGTTCGACAGCAGGCAAGTCGCCTCCGTTTTTACTGAAGACGCGGTCTGGCAGAATCCCTTCGGAGTCCGCCTTCACGGGCGCGCCGATATCGAGGAGTTCCTCACCAACCTCATGGCACGCCCCGGATACCGGTCCGCGACGGACACCAGCGCGACGAAGATCCTCGACCTCCGCATGACCTCACCCACCACCGCCTCGGTCTGGAGCGACGAGCAGAGCAAGGGCCAGGTCAACGACGCCAGCGGACATCCCATGGAGCCCCGCCACTCTTATTACCTTGAGGTCCTGGTCAAGAAAGACGGCGCGTGGAAGATCAGCGATTGCCTCATCATGGACCTCATCCATCTCAAGTAA
- a CDS encoding NADPH:quinone reductase: protein MKAACYSTKGPARDVLMVGDQPDPVPQRGEVLVRIAYSGVNPSDVKSRSGSSNPAMEFPRVIPHSDGAGVIEAVGEGVPAHLAGQRVWTINGQWKRPFGTAADLIALPENQIAPLPENVSMETGASLGIPLLTAWYAVHACGSLLGKTVLVYGATGAVGGYATQLAALSGARVIGIAGSTERCQLASRLGAEWAINRSEQDVVAAVREITDGKGVDAIIEVDAAANASKYGELLKFGGDVVIYGSGAGVVEVPFRPMIVSFANLRFFIVYNLPLPVRKAAIDLLTPLLERGALQHQQVEVFPLSEIAKAHERVEASANAKILVDVSR from the coding sequence ATGAAAGCAGCCTGTTACTCCACCAAGGGCCCTGCCCGCGACGTGCTCATGGTCGGCGACCAGCCTGACCCAGTCCCGCAACGTGGCGAAGTCCTGGTGCGCATCGCTTACTCAGGCGTGAATCCATCCGACGTCAAATCTCGTTCGGGCAGCTCGAATCCCGCGATGGAGTTCCCTCGCGTCATTCCGCACAGCGATGGCGCCGGCGTGATCGAAGCAGTCGGCGAGGGCGTTCCGGCGCATTTGGCTGGGCAGCGGGTCTGGACGATCAACGGGCAGTGGAAGCGCCCTTTTGGTACCGCCGCCGACCTCATTGCCCTGCCGGAAAACCAGATTGCGCCTCTGCCTGAGAACGTCTCGATGGAGACAGGGGCTTCCCTTGGCATTCCGCTCCTGACGGCCTGGTATGCAGTGCATGCCTGTGGCAGTCTTCTCGGGAAGACGGTTCTTGTCTACGGGGCGACCGGAGCGGTGGGTGGCTACGCGACGCAACTTGCCGCGCTCTCGGGCGCGAGAGTCATCGGCATTGCGGGAAGCACGGAACGATGCCAGCTCGCATCCCGGCTCGGAGCCGAGTGGGCGATCAATCGGAGTGAGCAGGATGTGGTCGCCGCGGTGCGTGAGATCACGGACGGCAAAGGCGTGGACGCCATCATTGAAGTCGATGCGGCCGCGAATGCCAGCAAGTATGGCGAACTGCTGAAGTTCGGCGGCGATGTGGTCATCTACGGATCCGGGGCCGGAGTGGTTGAGGTTCCCTTCCGGCCGATGATTGTGAGCTTCGCCAATCTGCGCTTCTTTATTGTCTACAACCTGCCCCTTCCGGTGAGGAAGGCCGCAATCGACTTGCTGACCCCCCTGTTGGAACGAGGTGCGCTGCAACATCAGCAGGTTGAAGTATTTCCTTTATCGGAAATTGCGAAAGCTCATGAACGTGTCGAGGCCAGCGCCAACGCAAAGATTCTTGTCGACGTGTCCAGGTAG
- a CDS encoding ABC transporter ATP-binding protein, producing the protein MPPLLQVENLSIAFNNTPVVHNISFAINAGETLGLVGESGSGKSATSLALLRLLSQSAQTTGNITFSNENLLTLPEEGMRRHRGRSIAMIFQEPMIALNPVMKVGTQIAEAYTAHHPGESRNMIKTKVLEAMLAVALPEPERRVYDYPHQFSGGQRQRILIAMALINRPQLLIADEPTTALDVTVQAQILNLLKEIRRTHDLAMLFISHDLAVVSQIADRVAVMQKGRIVELAPTETLFRNPQHPYTRKLLASAPTMHTDRSAPLASV; encoded by the coding sequence ATGCCCCCGCTCTTACAGGTCGAAAACCTCTCCATCGCCTTCAACAACACCCCGGTCGTCCACAATATCTCCTTTGCTATCAACGCCGGCGAAACGTTAGGACTGGTAGGCGAATCCGGCTCAGGCAAGTCCGCCACATCGCTCGCCCTCCTCCGCCTCCTCTCCCAATCCGCACAAACCACTGGAAACATTACCTTTAGCAACGAAAACCTGCTAACCCTGCCGGAAGAAGGCATGCGCCGCCACAGAGGGCGCTCCATCGCCATGATCTTCCAGGAACCCATGATCGCCCTTAACCCGGTCATGAAGGTAGGAACCCAGATCGCCGAAGCCTACACCGCTCACCATCCCGGCGAGTCTCGCAACATGATCAAAACAAAGGTTCTCGAAGCCATGCTAGCCGTCGCCCTGCCTGAGCCTGAGCGCCGCGTCTACGACTATCCCCACCAGTTCTCAGGGGGACAGCGTCAGCGTATCCTCATCGCGATGGCACTCATCAACCGCCCTCAACTTCTCATCGCCGACGAACCAACAACCGCCCTCGATGTAACGGTCCAGGCTCAGATCCTCAATCTCCTGAAGGAGATACGCCGCACGCACGATCTCGCCATGCTCTTCATCTCCCACGACCTCGCCGTCGTCTCCCAGATCGCAGACCGCGTCGCCGTCATGCAGAAGGGCCGCATTGTCGAACTCGCCCCGACCGAAACACTGTTTCGGAACCCTCAGCACCCCTACACCCGCAAGCTGCTCGCCTCGGCTCCGACCATGCATACAGACCGTTCCGCTCCTCTCGCTTCCGTCTAA
- a CDS encoding metallophosphoesterase family protein translates to MLNLRALGSTTSMRALILSDIHGNLEALSAVLRDAEGHYDVLWNLGDVVGYGASPNEVLDLIHPLAEINVRGNHDRVCTGQTSPLGFNPVARTAALWTLKELTPDNLAWLRSVPQGPLTPSAASGVTCAHGSPLHEDAYILNMRDAWAPLQQMPTAITFFGHTHIQGGFSQKEQDWHEVRPRYFTRNDKEHWILDLGPGTRHLINPGSVGQPRDTDWRAAYAIYDLEACRIVFHRIPYDVTTAQGRILMAGLPERLAERLREGR, encoded by the coding sequence ATGCTGAACCTTCGGGCACTTGGCTCGACGACGAGCATGCGAGCCCTCATCCTCTCCGACATCCACGGCAACCTCGAAGCTCTCTCGGCCGTCCTCCGCGACGCCGAGGGTCACTACGATGTGCTTTGGAATCTTGGAGATGTCGTCGGCTACGGAGCCAGCCCCAACGAGGTTCTCGATCTCATCCACCCCCTCGCCGAGATCAACGTGCGCGGCAACCACGACCGCGTCTGCACCGGCCAGACGTCGCCCCTCGGCTTCAACCCCGTGGCCCGCACCGCCGCCCTCTGGACCCTCAAAGAGCTCACTCCAGACAACTTAGCCTGGCTCCGGTCCGTCCCTCAAGGGCCTCTCACCCCATCAGCCGCATCGGGTGTCACCTGCGCTCACGGCTCGCCCCTGCACGAAGATGCCTACATCCTCAACATGCGCGACGCCTGGGCTCCCCTCCAGCAGATGCCGACCGCCATCACCTTCTTCGGCCATACCCACATCCAGGGTGGCTTTTCGCAGAAGGAGCAGGACTGGCACGAGGTGCGCCCCCGGTACTTCACCCGCAATGACAAGGAACACTGGATCCTCGACCTCGGCCCGGGCACCCGCCACCTTATCAACCCCGGCTCGGTCGGCCAGCCCCGCGACACCGACTGGCGCGCCGCCTACGCCATCTATGACCTCGAAGCCTGCCGCATCGTCTTCCACCGTATCCCGTACGACGTCACCACCGCGCAGGGCCGCATTCTGATGGCTGGCCTCCCTGAGCGCCTTGCCGAGCGCCTCCGCGAAGGCCGCTAA